The following proteins come from a genomic window of Macaca thibetana thibetana isolate TM-01 chromosome 15, ASM2454274v1, whole genome shotgun sequence:
- the RLN2 gene encoding prorelaxin H2 isoform X2 yields MDHIKFREEIMPSLINQDTETINMMSEFVANLPQELKLTLSERQPALSELQQHVPVLKDSNLSFEEFKKIIRKRQSEATDSSPSELKSLGLDTHSRRKRQLYMTLSNKCCHIGCTKKSLAKFC; encoded by the exons ATGGATCATATTAAATTCAGAGAAG aaaTTATGCCATCCCTCATCAACCAAGATACAGAAACCATAAATATGATGTCAGAATTTGTTGCTAATTTGCCACAGGAGCTGAAGTTAACCCTGTCTGAGAGGCAGCCAGCATTATCAGAGCTACAACAACATGTACCTGTATTAAAAGATTCCAATCTTAGCTTtgaagaatttaagaaaattattcgCAAGAGACAAAGTGAAGCCACAGACAGCAGTCCTTCAGAATTAAAATCCTTAGGCTTGGATACTCATTCTCGAAGAAAGAGACAACTCTACATGACATTGTCTAATAAATGTTGCCATATTGGTTGTACCAAAAAATCTCTTGCTAAATTTTGCTGA